In a genomic window of Magnolia sinica isolate HGM2019 chromosome 14, MsV1, whole genome shotgun sequence:
- the LOC131224889 gene encoding 3-ketoacyl-CoA synthase 7-like encodes MEISQLNQSSITQTLISSTHLHFMALAILILITIYRTWPSKRIYLIDFSCYSPPDFFRIPSATYIEHAHLIDAFNEDLVDFQLKVLERSGLGNETCLPMTMNQLPHDGSLSASRREVKDVLFAAVEDLFAKNHIDPKTIDIIVSNCSIFAPTPSICSMIIHKFGFRSNVMSFHLSGMGCSAGLLSVSLVKDLLKVHNNSLALVLSMEAVSPGGYTGSSKSMLLTNILFRMGGTAILLSNRENDKSTARYELQHLVRTHLGSDDRSYGCIFQQPDPTGLLGVALSRAIIQVAGTALRSNIISLGPLVLPYAEQVRYGLSVIRRKVWPLGRDVGLYVPDFRKAFEHFCIHAGGRAVIDAIECELGLSDEDVEASKMTLYRFGNTSSSSIWYELCYLEAKGRVKKGDRVWQIAFGSGFKCNSAVWRCVSDLQPVVRNVWSDRIHLYPVNVPEVIDH; translated from the coding sequence ATGGAGATATCCCAACTCAATCAGTCCAGCATCACCCAAACACTCATCTCATCCACCCATCTTCATTTCATGGCCTTAGCCATTCTCATCCTCATCACAATCTACAGAACATGGCCATCCAAACGCATCTACCTCATCGACTTTTCATGCTACAGCCCACCGGACTTCTTCCGCATACCCTCCGCCACCTACATTGAGCATGCCCACCTCATCGACGCCTTCAATGAGGACCTCGTAGATTTCCAACTCAAAGTCCTCGAGCGGTCCGGCCTCGGCAATGAGACATGCTTACCAATGACCATGAACCAACTTCCGCATGACGGCTCCTTGTCGGCCTCCCGTCGAGAGGTCAAGGATGTCCTCTTCGCCGCTGTCGAAGACCTGTTTGCCAAAAATCACATAGACCCAAAGACCATTGACATTATCGTGTCGAATTGCAGCATTTTCGCCccgacaccgtccatatgttcAATGATCATACACAAATTTGGGTTTAGAAGCAATGTCATGAGCTTCCATCTCTCAGGCATGGGCTGCAGTGCCGGGCTTCTGTCGGTAAGCCTAGTGAAAGATCTTCTCAAAGTtcataacaactccttggcattGGTTCTGAGCATGGAAGCGGTTTCGCCAGGCGGCTACACAGGGAGTTCGAAATCCATGCTTCTAACCAACATCTTGTTTCGCATGGGTGGCACCGCTATCCTGCTATCCAACCGGGAAAATGATAAAAGCACCGCCAGGTATGAACTCCAGCACCTTGTGCGAACCCATCTCGGGTCGGACGACCGATCATACGGGTGCATTTTCCAGCAACCAGACCCGACGGGCCTACTTGGTGTCGCTTTATCGAGAGCGATAATTCAAGTGGCTGGGACTGCATTGAGGTCCAACATCATCTCGTTAGGGCCGTTGGTTTTGCCTTACGCCGAGCAGGTCCGGTATGGGCTCTCGGTGATCCGCCGCAAGGTTTGGCCACTGGGAAGGGATGTGGGCCTCTACGTGCCGGATTTTAGGAAGGCGTTCGAGCATTTTTGTATACATGCAGGAGGAAGGGCTGTGATCGACGCGATTGAATGTGAGCTTGGGTTGAGTGACGAAGATGTGGAGGCTTCGAAGATGACGCTGTATCGGTTCGGTAACACATCGTCTTCTTCCATATGGTATGAGCTTTGTTATCTTGAAGCGAAGGGGAGGGTGAAGAAGGGCGATCGGGTTTGGCAGATTGCTTTCGGGAGCGGTTTCAAGTGTAACAGTGCGGTGTGGAGATGTGTTTCGGACCTCCAACCGGTTGTTAGGAATGTGTGGTCGGATCGGATTCATTTGTATCCGGTGAATGTACCGGAGGTCATAGACCATTGA